CCACGCCCACGCCACCGCGGCTCGCGGCCAGCGCCGAATTCTTAGCGCGGCAGCCCCGGGCGCGTGCCCACCATCAACGTCAGCTCGGCCACCTTGCCGCCGCGCAACACGCCCAGCGTCGCGCGCTGTCCCGGCGTCAGTTGCGCGATCTCGGCCAGCAGCCCCGACGTGTCCATCATCGGTTTGCCGTTCACCGTCTGCACGATGTCGCCCACGCGCAGGCCGCCCTTGGCGGCCGGGCCGTCGCGCAGCACGCCGGCGATGATCACGCCGCGCGCATCGCGCTCCAGCTGGAACGCGCGCGCCAGCTCAGGCGTCAGGTCCTGCGGCTCCACGCCCAGCCAGCCGCGCTTGACGCCGCCGGTCTTGACGATCTCGTCCATCACCTTGCGGGCGATGTCGATCGGCGTGGCGAAGCCAATGCCCATCGAGCCGCCGGACTCGGAATAGATCGCGGTATTGATGCCCACCAGATTGCCCTGCGCATCCACCAGCGCGCCGCCCGAATTGCCCGGATTGATGGCGGCATCGGTCTGGATGAAGTTCTCGTAGGTATTCAGGCCCAGCCCGTTGCGGCCCAGCGCCGACACGATCCCCTGCGTGGTGGTCTGCCCCACGCCGAACGGATTGCCGATCGCCAGCACCACGTCGCCCACCCGCAGGCCGCGGTCCGGCGCCAGCGTGGCCGCCGGCAGGTTGCGCAGGCTGGCCAGCTTGAGCACCGCCAGGTCGGTGTCCGGATCCGCGCCCACCACCTTGGCCGTGTCCTTGCGCCCGTCCGCCAGCGCCACCTCGATTGCGTCGGCCGCCTGCACCACGTGATAATTCGTCAGCACGTAGCCGTCATGGTTCACCACCACGCCCGAGCCCAGGCTGGTGCTGGCCTGGCGCCGGCTCACGCCCGGCACCT
The window above is part of the Achromobacter deleyi genome. Proteins encoded here:
- a CDS encoding trypsin-like peptidase domain-containing protein, whose translation is MRRYWLIFAQAVTVCLGILFVVTTLRPDLLRLVGPDAAPAATLPPVAAAARPVAGAVSYADGVARAAPSVVNVYTTKHVDVPLVPLPDDPILRQLFGQVPGVSRRQASTSLGSGVVVNHDGYVLTNYHVVQAADAIEVALADGRKDTAKVVGADPDTDLAVLKLASLRNLPAATLAPDRGLRVGDVVLAIGNPFGVGQTTTQGIVSALGRNGLGLNTYENFIQTDAAINPGNSGGALVDAQGNLVGINTAIYSESGGSMGIGFATPIDIARKVMDEIVKTGGVKRGWLGVEPQDLTPELARAFQLERDARGVIIAGVLRDGPAAKGGLRVGDIVQTVNGKPMMDTSGLLAEIAQLTPGQRATLGVLRGGKVAELTLMVGTRPGLPR